The following coding sequences are from one Pocillopora verrucosa isolate sample1 chromosome 5, ASM3666991v2, whole genome shotgun sequence window:
- the LOC131769660 gene encoding uncharacterized protein: MMVPSVAKCSFILLFFLLKHPQQAKGWDKVSSFWDSHVLSAPKGHYVELNFTMRSKSWVPRPCLQDYYLEIRDGNNQSANVLGVFCGDHKTAVVRSSRRYLWLKFFPSFKYDLNGYYMGRSFNQTTTPTMTQVPKTQTVILNRTSNLWCPVEGAPAPYIVWRKNGVVVQNSTSVRYQLVAAEENVNYSCEVRRDNNVLRSEISLNIEDCPGPCECHFLKGTYGLLRVNCKGKELMSFPCKIPLTTAKLDLSNNQLKDLSQDIFSNNTQLVQL, from the exons ATGATGGTACCCTCAGTGGCCAAGTGCAGTTTCATCCTCCTTTTCT ttttgttAAAACATCCTCAACAAGCAAAAGGATGGGATAAAGTTTCTTCGTTTTGGGACTCACATGTTCTCTCAGCTCCAAAAGGACACTACGTGGAACTGAACTTTACCATGCGCAGCAAGTCGTGGGTTCCACGACCGTGTCTGCAGGACTACTATCTTGAGATCCGTGACGGCAATAATCAGTCAGCCAACGTTCTTGGTGTATTCTGTGGAGATCACAAGACTGCTGTAGTGCGATCTAGTAGACGATACTTGtggttaaaatttttcccttctttcaAATATGATTTGAATGGATACTACATGGGCAGATCCTTTAATCAAACAA cAACACCTACCATGACCCAAGTACCCAAGACACAGACTGTAATTTTGAACAGAACCTCCAACCTGTGGTGCCCGGTGGAAGGTGCGCCAGCTCCAtacattgtatggagaaaaAATGGTGTTGTtgttcaaaatagtaccagcGTAAGATATCAGCTTGTAGCTGCAGAGGAGAATGTGAATTACAGCTGTGAGGTACGAAGAGATAATAACGTATTAAGGAGCGAAATTAGCCTCAACATTGAAG ATTGCCCAGGCCCTTGTGAGTGCCACTTTTTGAAGGGAACATACGGTCTGTTGCGTGTGAACTGTAAAGGAAAAGAATTGATGTCATTTCCATGTAAAATTCCCTTAACCACAGCAAAGTT GGACTTGAGTAACAACCAGCTTAAGGACTTGTCACAGGACATTTTCAGCAACAATACTCAACTGGTTCAGCTGTAA